The Triticum aestivum cultivar Chinese Spring chromosome 5A, IWGSC CS RefSeq v2.1, whole genome shotgun sequence genomic sequence TATGATAATGAGCATACGAAAAATGTCTTCCTGTTCCATCTACATGGTATTCCATTTTTTCCTCTCTGATAGGCCCTTTCTCAACTAAGATATCTCTTGCTTTATTATCAAGATTATCCCAGTTTTTTGGATCATAAATATCGGCAGTATAAACTGGTTGTTCATCAACACTAGCAGATTGGGCATGTGCATCCGACGAATTACTTACATTCTCGGAGCCACTTACATTGTCATCGCCGATGTTGgagttgatattttcttcttgctGATTAGAGTCCGAGTTTTCATTTGTTTGTTGCTCTTCCACAATGGCAACAATCGCCAACGCATCAGCTGGGTCGGCGGAGTAATACAGGCACCAATATCACTTGGCATGAAAAAATTGTGAATACCTCCGCGCTGTGACTTTATAAGTTTAttctctttctcctttttttttccttttgtggcTACCCGATGGATAGTTCCTCTTGCTGGGCGCCATGAGAACAAACACAATGCTGAAAAAATAATATTGAATCAATTGTTGAACGGTGCTAGCTGTAAACCAAAGTCCAAAGAATTTTTTGTATGAATAATATACCTCAATACCTAATGTCCAGAATCCTGACGATCAAACTTCAGTAGTCTGTACCTGTCTAGAGTCTGTAGATTGCCGAGAGGAGAGCAATTGAGAAAAGACCAAAGGAGGGTGAAGCAGGCCCTGGGGTGAAGATGGAGGCCCCAGAACTGAAAACAACGACCAACATAATCAAATTAGAAAGGAAATTACCAGGGGACGGCGAGGTCGGAGTGCGTCTGTGCGTGCACAGCGTCGGCGGCCAGCAGGTAGGGGCGTAGGGCTGGGACCTGGGAACTCTTCGTGATGGAAGAAAGGCGTCGAACGTAACAGGAAGGGAATCACGTCCAGGCGCTGATTGCTCTCTAATTCGCTATCTTTTTTTTTCCAGAGGATCTCTCGCTGTTTCCTGGGAACGATCTCGCGATCGCTGGCCGCTGGGATCGGACATCGCTGTTGCCGATTGGGCCtcgtttctttctctttttttgccgATCGGGCCTCCTACTTCTGGCGCCCTCCTACTACATGcatacctcggggggggggggggggggggggctggttttgggggcccggggcggccgcccccctgccccccccccccagggccggccctgcaaGAACTTTTGCCTGTTCTTTAAAAAAAAACTTCCGCCACCTTGGGAAAATAGTTTTATTAGGAATTCCATTAGGAACAAGTATGCATGTAATCTCATCTGTATAAGAACACATGCGACAGATATCCTAATCTGGTTTATGAAAGATTGAAACATGATTTTGTAGTTCTACGAAAACAAAGATATGCTTATTCCTAAATTTGCTAAGCTAACCAAACTACACTTTTGTAAGTTATTATAACCCAGAAAATGTTTATACAAAACGGATTTTGTATTAGTTACGTATTGTGGCATGGGTGAGGCTCCGAGACAAAGCTCTACGTTGTTGTTGGCTCCGGGTGAAAATCCTACTCCGTTTTCTCGGGTAATGGAGAAGCTTCGGTTGGGCCAACCTATCACCATTGTTCTCATGCTCAATGGCGGCGTCGTGTCATGTCATCATCCTCTTGGGGGCATCGCCCTAGAGCTCTGGTACCCTCTGGGTGCAGCTTGCCGGCAACTTCGGCTATGTTTTGAGCCTGGTGCCTAGCTTCCACAACTCTAGCATGGGGGTGGTCTCAGTTATCACCGCCCGTCATTCTCGGTCCTCGCTATCCCTTGGCTGGATTGATGTTCCATGGCCAGAGTGAGAGGGCAGACGACCATCTTCGACGATAGCTTGATGTGTTGAATGCAACAAAAAGACCATCGAATTTTCAATGAGGCACGGTTCCGTTCCTGCTTGATAGTCTCGTTATCTTGTTTGTTAGTAGGTGTGATGTCTCATATATTAAGTTTAGTTTTGAGTTGGTGGCGTTTAATACTCGCTCCGATGTCACTTTTTTTACATGCATGTATGAGGGTGTCCCGACCATTTTATACTGTTTGGGTAGTTGTCGGGCTTTATGATAAAACAATACGGAAGCCTATTTCAAATAAATGTAAAACTGTACTACTTGGTCCTTAGCAGCTTTGCCTTCCCTCACATTCTCTTCAGAAAAACTTTGCctattagagcaactctagcagcgTCGCTGTATTGACACTCTCAAGCTTCATATGCGTATGAACTTACAGAGGTTATCAAGGTGATGTATGAACTCAGAGTCTCCATATTTGTTGTCTTTATAATCATGAGGCCCACTTGACAATGAAACATACGTCCTCCCTAATCTCGCTGCCATCCTACGTTAGGTGGGGGAGCAAGTGAAGTTTCTTTCATGTGCAGTTGCCATATAGAGTGCACCTCGAAAGGCAGCTTGAAACAGTAAATGTCGAGGCTGCGAGGATAGATATGACAaggttagttttttttttttgtGTGGTCAAAAAGACAGTATTAACCGTTATTATGATCACTTCTTAGACGACGGGCACTCTCAATCCATCTGGTGTGTATGGGAGGGCACAGCCAGCTTCACGCGGTTTCGCGACGGCTCGATCCAGCCCGTTCCGGAGAGACGTGCGTAGCTGGGGCGACGCGGCGGTGCCGGACGCGGATCCTCTGCCGTGCGGCAGGGTGCCGTTCGGCGATTGACAGATGGGCTCGCTGTGAATCAGTCCCACATGCTAGTGTTCCCAACGGCGTGTAACGTACGTCAGGGGAGCTGCTTCCGGCGGTGCCTGGTCCGTGCGAAAAAGCCGTCCGGGGACGTGACAAAAATGGGCATAACCAATGAACCACAGGATTACTCCTGTACACAGCTCTGTTCCACACCTGCATTCGCCGCGTCGAAGGGCCCAAGTTTTCTTGGCTGCTCCCAACTGCATAAATATGCACAGTTACACTGCACACGCCCCTGTCTTTTCCCTCCGGAGCAAGCAAGCTAGCTCAGCTGGCGGGGCTGCTCGCAAGCAGTCCCGGCCGGTGCACCTACGCGGGCGCGCGAGCTTGTCAACTGCAATCTACTCGTTTTCATTCTATTTGTCATTCGTGTTTTCCAGTGGTGCACTTTTGGGTTTTCTAATACTAATCTGCAAGCAAGCGAGCCGGCGCTGATCTGCTCTTGCACCCGACGAGATGATGGGACGGTGTATGCTGACCAGTCACCAGAGGCAAAGGGGTCTGCATGTGCATGCAACATGCATATGGTCCCTCGTAGTATCATCAGTCGTGTCTGATCCCAGGTCCGCCAAGTTGTTGTTTGCCATTAGTACGTACAAAAAAAGGGTCCGCCAACTCGATCCACACCACACCACATGGTCGCTTGTGTTTACTCGTTCCGGATCGCGGGCGGTGCTCGATCCGATCGGCACATATGTCAACGGAGGACCAAGTTTCATCACAGGAGAAACATAAAATAAAACGGCAGACGCGTCAACTACTCCAACAAGTAGCGTAGCAAGTGCGTGCAATATTTTGGATAAGCGGTGATGTCATGATTTTGTGGTGGTGTAGCGTGTACGTATGGCATTTGCCTTCATACGTCCCGTGTGAGCACCGAGGACGTGCCTCTGGGATTACTGTATTGTATTCCCAAATCTTTACAGTCGTGTCGTTGAATTAGCCTATTCTTTTTCTCTTACTTTGTTCCTTTCCAACCGTTGGATTTCGATCGAGCAACTGCCCCACCTTCTTCCTTCTTGCCCTGCCCGACAACCACGCCTCCTATGCTGCCCAACCCTCCGACCCAAGCATACTGGTTGGCCTGAACCGCTGGCGGCTAGCGACACTGTCGGGCCGCCAAGTCGCCCCTACCATCGTGCCGCCGCCGAGCCAATCATACTTCTatgcgcccccttccttcttctccggCGTGGATGGTCCATCGTCCCGCGCCTGCACTCGCATTCAGAGTTGTCAACCTCCGCCATGCTGCGATACCATGGCCAGTTGCGTTGCCGCCAGCTCCGACTTGTTCCTAGCGAGCCTTGGCTGTGGCATTCCCATATCCGGCTCAGCAACGCCTCTTCTCTCGCTTCTATCTAAAGTCGACATATTCTACTTTTGTTTTTGTGCACCGAGGATTAGCACATTCGAACAAAATAACTATGTTCTACTCACTTTACATCAAAACATGACATTGTAGTTATCTCGAAAGTCTAATCAATATACATCTTGATAATGTTTATGAAAATAGATGTTAATATCTATAACGACAAATATCTATATATCGTACGAAAGTATTTCTATGATGTGCATCAGATAAAACACAACTAAAACGAATGCTCCAAGTTCACAAGACATTACACGTTGTTGTGGAGACAGAGATGAATGGGGGTAGGAAGGGAAGAGAAAGAAATGGAGGACCTCAGTGACAAGGTGGCAATGACGACATCCAGGTGCCTAGCTAGAGGGCGATGGTTAACACACTCTCTGCTAGACTAGTGAAACGACTAGAGTTTGTTTCGCATGGATGTGGAATTATTTTCTATTAACAAAACAGATTTCTACCCAATTTCATTAACGAAACCGAACTATGTTATGGCCACCAAGACAGAAAAAAGAAGAGCAGCTCTAGCAGAATTGTAGGAAGTGCTCAAACACAAGAGCAAAGTTCTCAGGAGCATGCACTATTACCACAAAAGATTACAAGCACATGAGCAATGCTAAATGCACGGATTATTTTTAAAAAGTATTACAGAGTGGCTTACCTTGCTGATTTTGATTGGGTAGCAATAAACTGACGGGCCCATCCCCACTGAAAATCAAGGGGCAGAGAAGATTAGTTTTTGGAAACAGGCCCATGATGCTCCGTAAATCGTCCGTGTCTGTAGGATTTTCGCAAGCACATAGCGTCTCCAGCATTGCAGGGGAACACGGCAGGTAGAGGACCGCAGAGCAAGGAAAGACGTCGTGGATGAACATTTCATCTATCGATATGCCGTCCCAACGATGCCCATCCTTTGCTCGATCAAACACCTCGGCCAATCGTCAATGTAATTTATCCCCGCAAAAAACATCatcaatgtaatttccttttgATCGGCAATGACATGAGTCCGTATTGAGGTTAGTCCTAGTTTCAGAAAAACGACACGCGCACCCGCGTACGACTGTAAAAACACTGACGATCGATCGAGACGCGTGGTGCCTGTACCTCCACGGAGAAATTCCATAGCTACATATACATGTGGTGCAGCAATTTAGGTGAACGCGGCAAGACATTTTCGGGCTAGAGAAGAGGAGCAGAGCGAAAAATCGGAAATTTGGAGTCGTGCGACTTCTTGTGGCGCAAGACTCGTCGTGGACTAGCCTATCAAATCAGTGCAACAACCTACTACTGTTTGGGTCCCACGGCAACGGACACCGCGAGCCAAAAATTAAATAAGCTTCCGTCCCATTTCGCGGGCCCTTCCGTCCAACCGCGTTCAGGCTACCTGGGTCCTGGGGAGCAAGCTTGAGCGATCATTCTAACTGACGCGAGCGAACACACAAGATTCTGCCTTTTCAGACCTGCGCTTCAGCCGGGCCGACGCCGATCGCGACTTGGCTCCAAGTCCAGACGTCAACAACGACGTGGCGTACCCGGCTGCTATCACCTGCGACCAGTACCCCATCATCATCACTAGTATAAAAGGCCAACAATCCACGGAACCCAACAACATCCACAACCAATTCCGAGTCCCAGAATCCACATCTCATCTCCTCCATCAGTTCCGCAGATCGCACGAACTCTCGTTGAGCAGCTCATACCGGACTAGCTAGCTAGCCGCGCGCTCATGGTTTTGTCTATGAAGCACTGCAGAGATCAGGCCCAGGAGGTGCCCTtgtccctctcgctctccctcggcGCCATGGCCGACCGCACCAAGAAGCAGCGCCGCGGCGTCGCTGCCGGCGAGTTCGTGTGCAAGACGTGCAGCCGCGCCTTCCCGTCGTTCCAGGCGCTGGGCGGGCACCGGACAAGTCACCTGCGCGGCCGCCACGGGCTCGCGCTCGGCCTTGCCGCCGGGATCAATGAGCCGTCGTCGACCAAGAAGACGGTGGACCAGAAGCAGGCGCACCAGTGCCACGTCTGCGGGCTTGAGTTCGAGATGGGCCAGGCGCTCGGCGGCCACATGCGCCGGCACCGCGAGCAGGAGTCCGCCACCACGGCGCAGGCACCGCCCGTTCTGCTCCAGCTCTTCGTCTAGCACCGCACTCATTTCTCTCAAGTTCAATACACTAGCTAGGCATATCTAGTTCTAGTCCAGATTTACAGGTTGATCTATGTGCGCGGTTTGGTTTGTACATTTGCTGCACACTAGTTGGCCTTGATCGTTGTCCGATCGCTCATTTTATTAGGGAGTACATATTTTAGGACTCATGCATTCGTTCATTACTCATATTATCTATTGGTGCCTTCTTGATTCGTACATTTATTTTGTTCTACTTGAATCGACTACGAGTTTGAGTTAATCGACCTAATGAAGACCTCCCTAACACGGATTTTCTTTTCTTGAAAAGGAGCCAAGCCGTGATCTCGGCATATGCATCAATTGACACACACAACTATTTCAGAAGTGAATCTAAAAAGTTATATGGAGAGGTGAGTTTGTGGTGAGAGGTGGAACTGGCGGGCCGATTGTCACATCGTAGATTTGGAGTGTAGATGATGCGGTGATTATGTGTAGCGAGAGCTCTGTGGTGGGGACACCTGATATTTGGAGCATTGGTATTCATGTTGAGAGGCATAGTACGTGGTATGTACACATAACGAAGCAAGCAAGAATTTATGTTCAGATATGCTTGGGAGAGCATGCATGATGTCGATTTCATAGCGTGCTTAGGTCTAACGAGCGAAAGGAGTTGAATCACTGGCTCACTTGTCGGCGCCAACATTTGTATGAGAGAGGATGGATGAGACGCGATCACCAACTCCCATTTGAAGGTACTGCAGGGTCAATTCGCTGGGCACATTTGTCGGCGCCATCATTTGTTTGAGAGAGGATGGAGGGCGTGCAATCATCTATTCGAAATATTAGCATTTTTCTGATTAGACTTATCCATGAGTAAACAAtaagcatggcataaaaggtatgcatctcatagcgatacctaagcatactagcacgtagAGAACATAGAATCGAACCgtctatgagcagcacatatacggctagcataagtacgagtaaacgagggatgaacagatcatacccttcagttggccaggccaacgcggcggcggcggcagcagcctcggcgtcgtccgtggccttcttcttggaggCTGCGTCGTCGGCTATggtgtcgatgcaggggaagtagtgcaAGCAGAGGCGGACGAagttggggacggatcgggagcagtcgcgtcgagacgctccccaaaaaccttattgccgttctcccgggcaggatctcgaacgacaggattccggaggcacctgctctcccgaccaaccgtgcacgcggtcaTCGGGATGGGGTCGTCGGAAGCAGCACAGAGAGAGGAACAGTAGCTGGCGGCTATGGTTGTACGAGAGGGAAtgagtgaactgagttagggttcactccactgGCCAGTGCCTTCTTATATAGGTATAGGTCGTCAGGTAGATGGGCCTGGGCCAGGCCCACGATCGAGTCCGCGAACAGCCCACTGTCCAACGTCTCAGACAGTGGCGCTTCCGtaagcgactcgttaattaattaacaattaatCAACCATTCatgagcggcaaaaataagcttcggttcggctcattcccgcaacccacggcgcgcacgcgcgtcgtgacgaggcgtggcatggcgaggcgaggcgggcggcggaggaggaggagcgcgcgtgtacagctcctattcccaagctcccaatagcaagtggtagagcagcccttataaagaggtctcactcttcttaccgtagcagtatgggactaaacttccaacacttcccaccacttgccgtacacatgcatgggccttagagattaactagggattagtgtcttatatgggcctaagcccatccataatccaacaatcccccaccagatctcgaggcacataagttttttcaactgttccaaacaatgtttgatataacagaattttcagtggagactgttaagttgaacttccacctagagcaacaggattagacttcttcacaactgaacaatggactatgccttgaattgtcagtttggcgtgcagaagtttcgcctattgtcagctgatacatagctgccgaaggctaaaccccacaGGTGGAGCCTATTAGTCATActccgtaccttctcatgagcttactagagattacccaatctcatagactgtgaccagcagtcaggctcacataggtgtgttccttcaaagaatgctctgtaggttagcatcttgcttacataagctttggaacacattaagacaaaagttagcctgccttacagaattgagagtattacttcatctccaacggagtgggtttattaaggatactctcctcagttgaccgctggattgttttcccaggtcctaattcatgggatctccgatcgcataggttgggttacccccatggcaacttacgtgggtcttATACCTATCttcctcgatgcattttctatcacaatccgtgatagccctttcgtaaaagggtctgccagattcttagccgtctggatataatccaacgctattactccgaagtttcttgattttctgacatatttcaatcttcttcttatgtgctttgtggatttcatgttgtcctttgaactcttagccttggcaatcactgtttgattgtcacagttcataaggacaacCGGCACTGGTTTATCAATcaccggcaaatccatcaaaagctctcgaagccattctgcttcgacgcatgatgtgtctaatgctgtgagttctgcttccatagtcgatctggttaagatcgtctgcttgcaagacttccaggaaacagcaccaccaccaagtgtgaagacatgtccacttgtggctttcatctcatcagcatcagatatccaattcggatcactatacccctcaagtaccgtcgggtacccagaatagtgaattccatagttcgaagtaccttgcaaataacgcatcactcgctctacagcatgccaatgcacagctcccggattggaaacaaaccggctcagtttgcacacaacaaatgagatgtcaggacgagtagcacatgctaggtacatcagtgaaccaaccacttgagaatatctcaattgatctacaaccgtgccttcgaactttcgaatccgcacgctaggatcatatggtgttgcagaaggttgcagtccgaatatccaaaacggctcaaaatcttctcaacatagtgggattgcaaaagtgtaattccaccctcagaatttctcagtagcttgatgttcaggataacatcagccacacccaggtccttcatctcaaagttgtgagatagaaaagacttgacctcctcaatgaccctGAGGTgagtcccaaatatcagtatgtcatcgacatacaaacACGGTATAACTCCtttgcccccaccatagcgatagtatacacatttgtcagcttcgttcacaacaaagccaacagatgtcagagtagtgttgaacttctcatgccattgcttaggcgcttgtttcaggccatacaaagatttcactagcttacacacctttccttcctgaccatttactacaaagccatccggctgttgcatgtaaatttcctcgtctagctctctATTAAGGAAAGCCAtcttaacgtccatctgatgaacgagaagaccatgcgagacagccaaagcgagtaacactcgaacggttgtcagtctagccacaggtgaataagtgtcaaagaaattctcttcttctttctgggtataacccttggccacaagcctagccttgtacttatcaacagtaccatcgggcc encodes the following:
- the LOC123108218 gene encoding zinc finger protein ZAT12, producing MVLSMKHCRDQAQEVPLSLSLSLGAMADRTKKQRRGVAAGEFVCKTCSRAFPSFQALGGHRTSHLRGRHGLALGLAAGINEPSSTKKTVDQKQAHQCHVCGLEFEMGQALGGHMRRHREQESATTAQAPPVLLQLFV